The Prionailurus bengalensis isolate Pbe53 chromosome E4, Fcat_Pben_1.1_paternal_pri, whole genome shotgun sequence region ttttttttttttttcttggtaagtaaGAGAGAAGGCCAAGTCCCACTCTCAAAACTgtcttttgaaatgtattataCATTCGTTGGGTGGACCCCACCTGTGTAGAAGGGGATTTGAGATGTTGGCTTAGTGTTCTAATTCAAACAGTGGTAGATTCTCAGACGTAATAGACCCACTGGGACAGGTGCTTCTCAGGGTTCTGTCCCATCTTCGGTGCTGATCACAAAGACAGCAGCCTAGCTTGACTTGCCTGCCTGTCAGTTCTGACACCCCCATACCCGTGTTTATCCCTTCCCCACCTGCCATCTCCTCCCACCTGCGGGTTCCTCCCTAACAGACTTAGCTGGTAGCATCCTAAGAATATGTGTCCCTACGTCTCACACCACCTTGTCTGCAGTGTGCCTCTGATTAGCTACTCACCCTCTGAAGCCACATCCCTTCATCTGTGAAAGGGGCATGGTAATTAGCTCCCTCTCATTGAGTTGATAAACTAAAATGTATTCAAAGTATTTAGGCCAGGGCCTAGCACGTGGACAGTGcccaaatactgtttttaaacCTTTCAAATGTtagaatttaccattttaaacatttcttcccAAATCCAGCCTGCTGATGATATGGGCTGGATGCATTTGAGCAGGGAGAATGAAATCTGAATTAACCTCAGAGGCTGTTTGtttatcttaatattttccttttaggaaCAACAAAACACATACTAATACATGAGCAAGAGTGTTCTTACTGAgagttcttttcaaagaaaaaggaactaaGGGCATGTGTTCAGTTTCGTGCCCTGTTCTAACCCTGTGGGTTGTTGGTTCAGGTGGGGAATTCTTCcaaccaagagagaaaaaaaaaaaaaatagagcctcAAAGACCAGTGGTGTTAGGAGGCCTGTGTGAATGGGAGTCTGATCTCTGATTCTGGCCCCTGCTGATAACAGGATTTGGGAGATTTGGCCTAAAATCACTGCTTcagttttattattcattatgtcattactttctttctttcttcctttcttcctttctttctttctttctttctttcaaacagAGCCAATGGTGATGAGTCATCTGAGAATGATTATCTAGGGGAACAGAGTGTTTCTAGATAAGTCTATGCAGAGGGCACACATTTCTAGAGCctgcatttatttctcttccagAAGAAAGGAGCTAAAGTCTGGATACCAAGACAACTAGGGCAGGGGCCAAAGTACAGGTTCTGAGGACAGGATAAGAGTCAGGATTCTGCTCATTTCCTCAGCTACTGTGTCCTAAATATTCACCTGTCCTCCTTTTTCAGCTTACTGAACCTGAAACACAACACGTAGGACATTCTCAGAGTTGATGACTACTACATACATGTGGACTTActgttcttaacttttttttcttgtaaatgcGTCAGCTACATGGTTAGAAAAGCTCTCAGGGGTTAGCCCAGGAACCTACCCATCACTCTTAACACTGTTTCTATAGGAAAAACATTCTTCATGTTTCAAAGAACTAACTTACAACTAAAATCTTTGGAAGACAGAGCCACTTGGAGGTCGGAAATATCAGAAGATGTTCCACAGATGAAGACCATTGAAATGCTACATTAAAGATACCCTGACTTTCCTACAAAGTCAGTGCTCTTTCTGGGGCTTCTGTTCTCTTTGCTGGCATGAATGTACCTAGCCTAACTGCCCGTTATCTGTTTCCTGTTTGCCCCACACTTATTCCCACAGCAGGGGCATGTAGTTTTCAAGTTATCAGTTTGAGATCTTGTACAGAAATGACTCCaaggtaaaaaatttaaaaacaaccccATTGCTTTTCTCACCACTGCTTATAGAACCACCTTAGCCAGctaacccccaccccacaccctgcAGTTAAATACAAGTGACTGCATTCTATTCTTTTGATTCTACTAacatttctttaagttttgttttcatttattttcagagggtggggggaggcagagagaggcaagagagagagaatcccaagcaggctccatgctgccattacagagtccgatgcagagctcgatcccacaaaccatgagatcatgatgtgaaccgaaatcaagagtcagaaacttaactgatggagccagccaggcgccctctcTACGAAAATTTATTAAGAGACTTTGGAATTTGGGGATATCCTCCTTATTAAGGTGACTCACAGCCCCAAATCCTCAAAGGTTATTTAGATACCAGCCTCCTATCCCAGAGGCCAGCGTATAAATGCGCACTGCATTCTCTACCCCTCAGTTCTGTCACCATCACCCAAGGCAGGAGGGAAAAAGGGATGACTGGGGTCAGATTTTGAAGTCTCAGTGGAAAGGATAATCAATGGTGGGAGAAAAATCTCATTCTTCCCTTAGTGGAATACTTAAGTACTTAGTCTCATATTATAAAATGATGGGATCCAATCTTAGCAGAATTTCCAACAACAGGGGCAAAGACATTTTAAACTGCTAATAATGAAGTTCTTGCACATCAACAGTGACCGCTTCCATGGTCTTTCTGGGTTGGTTATAAAACTAACCTAGTATCCCAATTCTTAAATTTGGAATGAAAGATTCCAAAGATAGTAGAAGACCATTAGGGATTGGTAGATTCTACTCCTGCAATTGGCAGTggggatgggtgaggggcagCCTTTATATACCATGTTCATTGAAGAGACTCCATACTAATTAATTGatggaagtaaaattaaaatgtcagtcAACTGACTCTGGAGAAATGCAACACCGAGCATTTGGTTAGCAGTTGTTTTGAGATCACTGATGGCCTCTGAACTTAAAGCAGGGATGTCTTAAAAGCTGCTTAATGTCCATGAATTTCATAGACTTCAATGTTTCTGCCAGGCGAATTTGGACAAATGTGGCAGTGCACATCCAGGACCTACCACAGACTGTGGATCTGTAACCAGGAAGCCAGTCCCACTCTGAGGTTTGGACATCctcaggagggaggtgaggggagtAACACGGTTGTTTTTCCCTGGTGGCGTCCCATGTATTGTTCCAGGTATTAGCTTCTCAAACAGCTCTTCTTATACCCTTTTCTTCTCCAGGCCAGAGCGAAGGGAAGCACGAATACACAGTGCATTTATTTAGAGCTGCGACCTCAGTGAATACACACTGGGGAGAAAACCAGGGACAATGCAATTCCCACATGTCAGAAGCCAGACAGGCACATGGCTCAGGTTTTGGAGAATAGTGCCTTAAAAACCTCATTGGACCTTAGATTCATTTTCTAGTGGAACTGTAGCACTGAGATCAAAGACATGCTGGCTCCTAAGGGGACAGAGATTATGCATCCATTTTGCAGAACTAAATAAGAGCAAAGAACCATTAAAATGTCTCATTTGTCTATTAGTGCACTAGTGAGGTGCCTTGAAGACAGTAGGCGTTTTTAAAAGGTTTGTCAGATGAAAAGCACAAATCAGCCACCTTGTTTTAATGAAAGGGTGTAGGGGCCGTTTCCCACATCCCCAGCAATGATGTCTATAGAACACAACACTTGGTATCCTGCTTCAGTTCAATCTAGCAATCTTAATTTCCTGTGGGTTTCTATACTTTTAtccactttgcttttgtttctaattattttttcagtgtttatttatttttgagaaaaacagagagagacagagcatgagcaggggaggggcagagagagagagagagggagacgcagaatccgaagcaggctccaggctctgagctgtcagcacagagccccacagagggctggaactcacaaacctcgagcgagatcatgacctgagccaaagttggatgcttaactgactgaggcacccctatttttatccactttgagtCGTATTATTTTCGTATGAAGGCAAACTCACATACCTTTCTTTAATCTTCTTGCCAGCCAAATGATAAATGCCAACCCAGAAAAAGCAGTAACCATGACTGCCACCGGAATGAAGAGAGGGTTATAGTTACCCTCTTTGATCATTGAGAAACTCTGGTCCACTTCTGAAAGAGAGATCAGTAAGGCACATAGCATGAGGCCACAGCATTATATCCTTCGTGCCATCTTATGGCCTTAGCTTTTGTTCCTCCTTATGTCTCCCGGTAACAGTCCATTTGATGCCAGTTGATGGATGGGGAAACTGGCATGGGAAGGGCCATGATGACTCTGCAGCAGAGGCAAAGACAGGACAAGTTTCTCTAGCCCAGTGCCTATAAAATTCTTAATCCCTGGATTTGCAATTCACAGAACTCCTGGAAGAAGTACCTAAAAATCTGAGTAAGGGGTCACCATCGTATTTATCTCCATGGTCTTGTTCAACAGTTGGGACTCTGCTGCACAGAGAAGACCTAAAACATAGAATATGACTTCAGGAAAAATAACAGCCGGTCATCTTAACCAGGTGACATAACAGTCAAGGGAACCTATTAATGCTTTCCCTTTGAAGCAGTTGGGCCAACATATGTACTTGCTGTTTACATGCTGAGGACCTATGCTGAACTGTCTTTCGAATGATGTTGTCCTACTACATAGTCCCACTTCCTtcacaaataagtaaatggatcCACCTGTACCCTCTTGTAAGAGTCAACATTTGGgaacttttattgaaaaaataccAATACGAAAAAGTCTATCTTCCGATACCACCAATTAAAGAAACTTATTTTTGCACGTTAGCGTAGGGTTTGTGTCCCCCATTCTTTGTGTTACTTTGACAAACCCTTTCAAGGTGCTTCCACCCCCACACCCAAATATATCATAGGAAAAAGGCTCAAGTTCCCAGACGATCCAAAGAGAGGGTGTCTACAGGCTCCATGAGGATGAGGAAATGGACACTGGCCCAGCCTTAAAAGGAAATGTCCCATAAGCCTGATACACAATCCTCCCCTACAGAGCCCATGCCTTCTCCCCAGTTCCCTCCCACACTCCCTGGCCCTGGGCCATACAGAGATCAGCTTCTCTGGTAGTTTCTACTGATCCTACCACTTAAAAACTTTTCCACTGGTAGAGATGATCTCAGGGGCAGACATGAGTAGCTATTCTTTCATAAGCTaatttaatgtgcatttatttagcAACTTATTTAGCACAGGCACTGTGTCAAGTGGAGAGTGTATGGAAATGAGGAAGACAGTCCTTCTCATACACAGATGAGGGAGGCATCGGCTTAGTGATAATTGGTAAGTATACACTATTTGGGGAATTAGGTGGTCACTGGTGACTTTTGTAGAAACGTTTTAATGGACTAACAGAAGTGAGATTTTAGTGGAATGGAAGAATGCATAAgaagtcagaaaataaaagaagtaagtcAGAGACAGCGCATTTAGATGTTAAGAGTTGAGATACGATGAGTTAAAAACTGGCTGAAAACAGAAATGACGGTCATCGAAGGAAGAGGCAAGAAGAGCCAAGGATTTTATAGTAAATTAATGtgaacaaatttgtttttaagccaTATAAAGGtagcaaaatgaaaactttaaagtttAATCTATCTTTCCCCACCATCTTCCCATCCAGCAGCTCCTTCTTTAAGTTGTCAACACATCGGGGCAAACTTACTCACTTTGGCATATTGGACTAGGGCTTGACCAGATTCCCGATGGTccacaaataatttttctctcccCGATTAACTCAGTTCCTTCCAAGCAGTTGAAGGTACATGTGGACGTAAAGCTGAAGTTGGCCAGGGGGTGACTACAGTCCATGGTTCCCAGATCGGGTGCCATTAGAGGCTTACAGGAAATCActtccatgaaaaagaaaaaagcaatattTCTGAGTAGAGGCCCTCTTTTCACCAAAGGTTTTTAGCCAAAGCTGCTCCACTCAACTGTGGAACCACCCAATTGAATCTAGacatttctaaattctaaaaattaGTTCTGATAATGTTTCCAGATTTTATACTCTTGAGAATGATGGAGATTGTACATCAGAGGTGAAGCCAGGAGCACTGAAAACCCTTgcgggtggggaggtggggagaggaggggagagttGGCTGCTCCAGGTTGCTGCTCCAGTCCAGTAGGTCTCCAACACTTCCTGGAAGTACTACATGGCCTTGGCCTCAAGAGTGCTTATGGAGTATCCTCAGTGACTGTAGAGAATCCCCACCCTTTCACTTGATCTAAAGCAAGCAGTGTTGAAAAACACCCCAATTCTCTGAAGCAACTCACTCAGCTCTTGTAAAATTCAGCAGGTTTGACAATTTAATTCAATGATTTCAGTATGACTTTGATAggttttttttagaattaaaccACTTAAAATTAGTGCGTCAGATGCATAAATGTAGAGAACGTAACCAGAATTTCACAAGCTCAGATGTCACCAGTTTTCTCCTGTACAGGGATAGTCTTTTTAACagctaagaagaaaaaaacccaccatatttcaaatgaaaaaaaaagatcaagagactgtgtttttgtttttcacagcagTTGTTATTCCCCTGAGAGTTTATAgaagatgaaaagtaaaaaatgatttcaagaataaaccaaataaaacaataaaaaaaattctacaccCTGAGAAGGAAATTGGTTGGTGTTAGGTAAGACACCACATAAAATAGGTGTTACTGAGGGGAGAGAACAATCAACATTTAACTGAGTTTCATCTGGACTATGTGTGCCATGAcgatgagaaaactaaagtaaaaagTACACTATAATCACGCCGCATATTACTGAAAATTATGTATGTATCACGAGATGGTTTCAGAGGtatttggttgttgttttttatttgtggtttttctttttgatttgagTAACAATAATCCCTTTCAAAATCATCATAGTATGATCTAAGTTAGATTAAATTATGTTCCCAAAAGGACAGAGACTCCTTACAAGTCTCTGCTGCATTTTCTCAGTTAACCCAAGTCGGCCATGACAGAGCCTCTAGTCTGAAGACTTACTTACTTTGACAGGTTGGTTCTAGAGATGACCAGTTTCCAAAAGGTCCACAAGTGGTTTCCTCAACCCCAATGAGGTCTGTGCCCTTAGAGCAGTTGAAGGTACACTGAGAGCTGAAGCTGAAGGTTCCCACAGGGTGACTACAGTCCATGGTACCCAGATCAGGGGCCTCCAGAGGCTCACACTGAACCactgcagtaagaaaaaaaacagtactgGCTAGTGTGGAGAGCACCTGgtgtctgggtttgaatcctagctttgGCACTTGGTCACCAAATGCCTTTGCACAAAGTGAACTAATCCTTCCAGCTTCAGTCTCTTCATCTATGAAAGAGGAGTCATGGTAATTGTAATAACTTCCTAGAGTTGGTGTGGAGAATAAATGATCTAATGTAAGTCAAGGACTTAGAAGTGAACTTGGCTCATAGGAAGTCCTAATTAAACATCAGCTGGTCTTCTTCTTATTGTTGGCATTATCTGAAAAGAtaattgtttgtgtttatttattttgagaatgagaacaggggaggagcagagagagagagaagagagagaatcgtggggctcgatctcatgaacagtgagatcataacctgagctgaaaccaagagtcagatgcttaactgactgagccactcaagtgctcCTGAGGAGAGACTTATTAAACCTAGATAGGTTTAAGTGGGAATGACCAGCTCGATTTGGAAATAATTGTGACATCAGAACTCCTAGGTAGAGTAGAGTGCTGGGAGCAGGAGGTGTGGGAAAAGTGTGGGGAAGCTTTAGGAAGCATCTTGGCCTTGATCCTGTTTTTACCCTCTCCAGCTCGGCTCCAGACCTTCAGTTCTTCTGATTTTGACAGCCCTCTCCAGAAACTGTATCTATTTCCCTGCTCTGACTGGTGGCATAGGAGATTGAATTGAGCCTTGGAAATGAGTCTTCACATTTTTAGGCCCCACCATGCCATTTGAGCAAATATTTCAACTCTTGTGTCCTATTCTTTATCCAATTTGAGCCATTGTGGTGACCTTGCTTTTGAGATTTCAATGAAGAAAGGACTTTAGGAACTggaagaatttttatattttccatatacAGTACAAGTCCAAATTAAATTATGTTCTCCAATTCTATTCATGACTACAAGCAAGTGCTTTATATACTTCAGGCATAGTCTCAATCTGACATATTAAATTGTAAACAATACTTACTGACCTCAAGCTGCTGCTCGTCTACCAGGGGATACAGATAAGCAAATAGATGACTTCAACAAATGCGggataaacaagaaagaaatatgcAGACCTACTGGAACATGGAACAGGGGTACTTAGCCTATCTTAGGGTCCAAAGAaagctttctggaaaaaaaaaaaatatcaatccCTGAACTATGTCTTAAAGATGAACTGGTCTGTTAGCCATGTGCAAGATGAGAGAGAAAGCCACGAGCAAGTCAATGAAATACAAAGCACATACGAAAAGGGTGGAGAACTACAAGCACTTTGTTGTTACacggaggaaggaggaggaagggaatatGTGAGATGAGATTAGAAAGAAAGGTagaagctaagaaaaaaatgcttttatcttttctctttgatttaaTGAGTTCCTACTGTATATCAAGCATTTCTCTATGCCTTGAGGAGTTTCGATTTCATCCTATAGGACAAATGATAGGTAGAAATTGAAGGGTGGATATACGTGTGGtatttgtttgattgtttttcatTGATCAGCCTGCCTGTAGCATGAATAGTATATTTAAGGGGAGCTAATTTAAAGCTGTGGAACTCGCCTAAGAAATGAATCCAATAGTCTAGAAGGAATGAGGGCAGTAGTAGCAGAATTGACAAATGGGAAGCAAATGAGAGAAACAGTAAGTTGTTAAAATGAATAGTGTGTTACTTTGCATAAAAGTAAGGGGAGGTGTAAGAATTGCATACCAGAGCACCCATATAAATGGTGGTGCCTCATACTGagataagaaatacaaaaaaagaaagctggctGGGACGATTGATTTTACAGTCCTTTGGGCATCCCAAAAGATACGCTTAGCATATTTGGAGTTCGGGGCTGGAAATGGATTTGTCAGTCCAAAGCTCACATGAATCTGTGAGTCCACAGAAGTTGGTAAGAAACCTATGAAGAAACCCAAGGAGAAATGATTATAGGTAGAAAGAAGACCAGAAAAGAGTGAGAGGATGAAAGCTAAGacagaaaaaagagtaaaatgttcAAAAAGGAGTGAAATGGGCATGCCAatgttataagaattaaaaagttaaagatcaggggtgcctgggtggctcagttgattgaacgtctgactcttgatttcagctcaagtcatgatcccagggtcataggatcaagccaaacatcgggctctgcgctgagtgtggagcctacttgggattctctctctgtctctgtctctgtctctgtctctgtctctgtttctctctccctctcctactcTTTGCCCTTTATTTTTCCCTACCTCCCTTactctttgcctttattttattttattttattttattttattttattttagaaaaagagtgcacatgagtgggggactTATGTGCACtcttcttctaaaataaaataaaataaaataaaataaaataaaataaaaatactaaaatattaagtatcaataaagaaataataaaaaagaaacttcaggaGTGGTGTGAAGGAAAGTACTGAGTAGGAATTAAGTGAAATGAGTTAGACTGTCACCAGTTGGTTGacacttaaatttattttggctttaattctttattctttacaaacattgcttttctcttcttctaatTTCTATCCTGTGCACCAGATACTTCAACCATAGTTTTGAAACTCACCCAATAACAACGAAATGATTTGATGCTTCTTTCAGTAGTGAGCTGACTGGGTCAAAGACTCCTTGACTTTGAGTCTACGtactctttcctttctgtttctaccACCGTGACGCTGAATGATTTCAATAGACTCCTACTGATTCTctccatattctttcttttaaattttttcttacattggtttatttttgagagacagagagagacagagcacgatgggggaggggcagagagagaaggagacacggaatccgaagcaggctccagactctgagctgtcagtacagagcccaacccggggctcgagctcacaaaccatgagatcatgacctgagtcgaagtcagacgcttcaccgactgagccacccaggtgcccctccatcttcttttttttggttCTCCAATCCGTATTCTGCATTGCTTCTAGGAAAATTGTCCCAAATGCAGGTGTCAAGATGCTAAGTGGGTTCCCATTATCCAATAAAGGCCATATTCTTTCATTAGGCAGTTAATTTTCCAGCTTATACCTTGCtttccatcaaaataaattataagcgTATATAATTTCCACTAGCTAATTGCAAATCCTTCATGGACAGAATCTATAATAGATTTGTCATTGTATCCCCCAAAATATACAGCCCAAATAAACGTGTTGGATTTATTACTATATGTCTCTGACCTATATTGTGTATCATTATGTgaacttctcttttttctttctttcttttttttttaatgtttattttatttttgagagagagacagagcatgagcaggggaggggcagagagagagggagacagaatccgaagcaggctccgagctgtcagcacagagcccgatgtggggctcaaacccatgaaccgtgagatcatgacccgagcttaagtcggatactcaaccgactgagccagccaggcagcccgtGGACTTTTCTTTTCAGCCATGCCCTGCATGACTTTGACGCTTACATACAAAAGCTAGATTACCTAATGGGTAACTCACCCTCCCAACAATAAATGGCAATGTATCTTTCAGACTTCCGGGTTCTAATGCGTCCAACCAATTTGCTGGATTTGGGTTCCCTAAGAACAGGAATCTACCATGCTTAAAGCTTTTTTCCCAACTCTGTATTGTCTGTGGCACTGAAAAAAGACTTGCTAAGAAGTGAATTGAAACTTCATGCTGACTTATGAAATCTTTCAGGAAAGGCAACAACATTGTGCAAGCTTATCCTTCTGATAAAAACTTCTCATTTCTCAGAATGGCTAGTATTGTTTTGTCCCTATCGACTTCTATAGGCTACAATAACCCCTGAAAGTttacacagaaagaaacaaagacagaaaagggGCTTACCAAATTGACACTGGGGCCCGTAGTACCCAACATCACAGTTGCAGGTATAATTATTGATGGTTTCCACACATTCTCCATGGTCGCTGCATGATGAGGGCTGACAAGAAGCTTTAAAGGTGGGGGATGAAATAAATGATTTGAACATGATTACTTCTTAGTACTCAGAGTCATTTCTTTGGATACAGATAGCTCTTTTGGCTGAGACTACTTTAATAAGCAGGAAAGGCTTATTTGTACCTTCATAGCATTTTTGCACCAAAAGATAGGTCaggatttttctatttatgtcaTATACTGGCCATATAGCCACAGACTTAGAATGAATTTACTGACACCAACATTCTCTAACATTCTGGGGAAACTCACTGATGTACTTTGAACTCttggaattattttgttttaaatgtcataAGTACATTAAGTGATGGCCTATCCCCAACCATTTCTGCAGTATATTTGACAATCCCTCTCTTTTTAGAAAGTATTATAGAAAGATTAAGAAGTTAGAACTTGTTAggtcagtagagagcccaatgtacAAGAGATCAAATTAACTATGTTTCACTGATGAAATATGACTTGGAAAAATACCGTTTGggaactgaaaacaaattttcatCCTCCACAGATAACAAAACATGGCagtatttcattatatagaaTTATGGGAGATTAGGCCAAGCACAAAACACGAGCATAAAGCCCCCCACCATAAGCAGGGAGGAAATGAGGGGGCGTGTGAGCCTGAGCTCTTGGTCAGACCCACATCTCTGTATCCGCTTCCCTGCCTCACTTCTCACATGCATCTGTCATATTGATGCAGATTGActtaaagatgtcattttttgggtgttgggccCAGCCTCCCACACCAAACGTGCACAGAAGTGACATgcgtttattctattttta contains the following coding sequences:
- the SELL gene encoding L-selectin, translating into MSKAKVFPWKCQRAQRDSWNVFRLWVWTVLCCDFLARHGTDCWTYHYSETPMNWARARKFCQENYTDLVAIQNKGEIEYLEQTLPFSRYYYWIGIRKVGGTWTWVGTNKSLTKEAENWGRGEPNNKKSKEDCVEIYIKRAKDAGKWNDDSCHKQKRALCYTASCQPSSCSDHGECVETINNYTCNCDVGYYGPQCQFVVQCEPLEAPDLGTMDCSHPVGTFSFSSQCTFNCSKGTDLIGVEETTCGPFGNWSSLEPTCQMISCKPLMAPDLGTMDCSHPLANFSFTSTCTFNCLEGTELIGERKIICGPSGIWSSPSPICQKVDQSFSMIKEGNYNPLFIPVAVMVTAFSGLAFIIWLARRLKKGKKSRESVDDPY